From the Niveibacterium microcysteis genome, the window AGTCCGACCCAACCAGCGGCCCCATTGAATGGTGGCCGGTGAAGTGGATCGTATCCAGCGTGCGGTAGCCGTTGGTCGTCTTAAGGCTGTTGAAGGTGTTGGTCCAGGACGTGCCCCAGCTCGGGTTCGTGTAACCCGGCACGTTCTGCAGGTTTTCAAGGCTGTTGACGTTGTTGATGACCGCGCCGGACATCGTCACGTGCACCTGGCCGCTGCCACCCGAGAAGCTCTGCAGTTCGCTCGCCACGGTCTGCGGCCACGACTGGTAGGCCCCGGTCTTGGCGTCCGGCGTGTAGTACGACACCAGATCGTCGTGCGGCATGATGCCGCCGCCAGCCGAGGCTGGCAGGTAGTAGCTGTAGCCGGCCGGGGGGCTTTTCTTCAGGTTGATCACCTGGCCGTCGTACATGTAGCGGATGGGGGCACCCACTGCGGTGCCGTTGTACGTTGCCGTGACGTCGACGCCGTAGAACGGCCAGAAGTTCGGCATATGGTTGTGATACACGTGCGCGGCAGGAATGCCGGCCTCCACCTGTGCCACCGGCAGGCCAGTGGCGAACAGGGTCGCCACGCATAGCGCCAGGGGCTTCATGCGAAAACGCATGGTTGTCTCCTTCAGAGCCTTCTGTTGTTTTGGGCCTGCTCCGCTGCTGTGACGGGTGCTGCCCCGGTCCGCAACTGGCGGCCGGCGAATCGGGTTGAAGAGCCTTGCGGGGGCGCATTGCGGAGTCGGAGCAGGAGACTCAGCGCGAACGCGTGCAAGGCAGCACATGGCCGCCCGTCAAGCGGGGCGGCGATGGCAGACATGGAAACGGCTTTGACCTGAGGCCTAGCGCAGGTGTCGGATGGGTGTTACGGCAACGCCGGCGGGTAGCCGGGAAGATCGACGGAATGCCCGGTGGGGCTGGAAATCAAGCGCTGCGCGCGCGCACTTCAGCTTCATGCTGCAACTCCATGGAACCATCCAGGACCATTGGCGGAGATGCCCTACCACGACGCGCTAGCCGGCCCGGGAGGGACGGCACGTGGCTCCGCAACGGAGTGACGGGCACCTTGAGGTGCCTCGATTCAATATTTTTATCAGTTAATCAGCGAATAGATCAGATTTCAACATTTTTTGTTGGTGCATCGCAGCACGCCCAGCCCGTGAACTATGTCACGAACCACACCAAACCCTTGTCGGAACTGGATTTTGCGCCGCAAAAATGATTAAACGTTGTCGCACCAGGAAATCAGGCTAGCCTGATGCAAATCAATGCCATTGTCATGCGCACTGGAAAAAGGCCGCTGCCGGCGCTAACAGCCACCCACTCAGCGACTGACCCGCGTCGTGCCCCCGCTGGATAGCAGGCGCACGCTATCGCCAACCTTGAAATCGTCCTGTGGTGAGGTCTGCTGCACGATCGCGATGGTGTCGCCGCGCTGCGTCTTGACGGTGATCTCCACGCCCTGCGACCGCGTCGCAGCCTCTTCCACCGACGACCCTGCGATGCCGCCCGCGACAGCGCCAACCACTGCAGCGATATCCGAACCCTTGCCCTGCCCTACGGCGCTGCCGGCAATCCCGCCAATCGCCGCACCGGCAATCGTGCCGATCGGCGTCTTGGTGCCTTCCAGCACGACCGGTCTCAACGCAACGATCTGGCCGTATTCGACCGTCTGAACACGCCTGGCCTCGTCGCGCGAATAGCTGTCGCCGGACAAGGTGGACATGCAGCCGCTGAGCGCCATGCAAACGCCCGCTGCGAGCACCAGCTTCGAGTATCGAATCATCTTGATGGTCTCCGGTTCGATTTCAGTGTGGCAGGCGTTACCGGAATTTCCACGGCAGGAACGTATCGCCGTATTTCACACACCGATTAACGCGGCGACGAGCGCCCGCGCTGACGATGCCGCATCCAAGCCTTGCGGCCTTCTTCGAGCGCGAAGAGCAGCGCAGCACCCAAGGCCAGCCAGGGCCACAGACCAAGCGGCAGCGCAGCGGTGCCGAACAGGCTTTGCAGTGCCGGTGCGTAAACGATCAGAGCCAGCAGAAGCAGCTCGCAGCCCAGCCCGGCCCAGAGCAGACGATTGCTCCAGAGCGGAAGCCGCCATGATGCTTCGAGCGGATCGCGGCAGACAAAGAGATTCGCGACCTGGGCGCAGACAATCGCGGCCAGGCAAGCGGTGGTGGCCGCAAGGTAAGTCGGGTCCTGCGGACCGAGCACCTCGCCCCAACGCCAGCCATCGTGCCGCAGCACGACGAAGAATGCCGTCATCGCCAGCGCCGCCTGGATCAGGCCGAGCCACAGGTAAGCCCTCAGCAACAGCGGCCAGTTGAGCAGCCTTTCGCCTCGCCTGCGCGGCGCCTGGTGCATCACGTCGTCGCGCGGCGGTTCGGCACCCAGCGCCAGCGCCGGCAGCAGATCGGTGCCGAGGTCGACGGCGAGAATCTGGATCACCGTCAGCGGCAGCGGAATGCGCAGCAACACGAACGCGAGGTAAGGCACG encodes:
- a CDS encoding glycine zipper 2TM domain-containing protein, which translates into the protein MIRYSKLVLAAGVCMALSGCMSTLSGDSYSRDEARRVQTVEYGQIVALRPVVLEGTKTPIGTIAGAAIGGIAGSAVGQGKGSDIAAVVGAVAGGIAGSSVEEAATRSQGVEITVKTQRGDTIAIVQQTSPQDDFKVGDSVRLLSSGGTTRVSR